Within Alteribacter lacisalsi, the genomic segment TCTCATGTTGCCGAAAACTTCCCCTTCGGCAGCATAAAGTGCATCGCTTTCACTTTCATAAAGCGCTCTGAAACCTGATTCGGACAAGCCGGTCTCCGCTTTTCTCACTTCTCCTTCCGAATATGAAATAAAACGGGCCACAACTTCCGAATCAAAATCACTGTCGCCGTTTGCAGAAAGATGAATCCGGTCAATATTTTCAAGAGGAAAGGATTCTTCCTCTCCAAGATCAAAGTCAAAAAGCTGTTCCATCATCCGGGCCGGAATCGGCGTGGAAAACCTGAAATCCAGTGCATGCTCGTGCTTGTACATTGACGGGATGTTCTGCCTCGATTCGGCAATCGGCCTGCCAAAGGAAATGTCCCTGAGACTGCTCATCTGCGAACTGTACCGGTCCCCGCCCGGCTCCATCCACAGCCGGTCTGTTCCATCATGGACGGTAATGCTTTTCGGCATCAGGATATCAGAGGCGTTACGCTCTTCTCCTATTTCCGGCGTTTCAATCGGTTCTGCACTGCCGAGCGTGCTGTATTCAGGCTGATAGGTCCACAGGGAATACGTAAGTGTTACACTGGACAGAATCAGCACCCAGAGACATGCCGTTTTGATATGCTCGATGATCATTATGCTTCTTTCGCCTCCTCAGGAACAGGCAGGCTGAAGGACATTTTCGTGCCCTGGCCCCAGTCGCTGCTGACCCAGATGTTTCCGCCGTGAGCCTGGATGATCTCCCTTGCAATTGCAAGGCCGAGCCCCGTGCCTCCGAGGCTTCTCGTTCTCGCTTTATCCACCCGGTAAAAACGGTCAAATACATGAGGGATACTGTCTTTCGGTATTCCTACACCTTCGTCCTGGACACTGATAATGACACGACCTTTTTCTTCTTTTACCGAGCAGGTGATCGTCCCGCCCTGCGGCGAGTATTTCACTGCGTTTGACATAATATTGTCGAGAAGCTGCGTCAGTTTATCCCGGTCACCGTATACAAACAGCGGTTCGTCCGGTACTTTCCGCTTAAACGTAATCGCCTGGTTTTTCGTCGACATTTCAAAACGGTCAATCACCTGGTCAACGAAAGAGGTGAGGTTCATGGAATTCATCGTCATCTGATAATCTTTGCTGTCCATTTTTGAAAGCTGAAGCAGATCGTTTACAAGACGGATCATCCGCTCGGTCTCGGTCTGCGTGACGTTTATAAAACGAGGCGCCACATCGGTATCAAGCGCACCGTCGGCAAGGGCTTCCAGATAGCTTTTCATGGACGTGAGCGGCGTACGGAGTTCGTGGGACACATTTGCGACGAATTCCCGGCGCTCCTGCTCCACTTTTTCCTGCTCGGTCACATCGTGCAGTACGGCAATCAGGCCGTTCTGCTCGCCATTTTCCTTGGAGATGACGGAAAAGTGTGCTTCAAGGAAAGATTCATCCCCGAGCCAGTCCAGATCCAGCAGAATGGAATCATTGTAGCCGTAAAGGTCCTCCAGTTTTATCGAACCGCTCAAATTCAGCACTTCGGTGAGTTTCTCCCCGAGGGCATCGTTCTGTGTACGGTCCAGCATTTCCTCAGCCCGGCGGTTCATCAGAATAATATGACCTTTTTTGTCCGTGGCGATGACGCCGTCCGTCATATGGGTCAGGACAGAAGACAGCTTCCTCCGTTCCCCTTCCGTGGTGGCATTGGCGTCCTGCAGTTTGATGGTAAGATCGTTAAAGGCGCGGGCAAGTTCGCCGATTTCGTCACTTCCATAAACCGTTACACTCCGGGTAAAGTCACCTTTCCCCATCGCTTTTGCCTGCTTTCGCATATCGGAGATCGGACGGGTAATCGTCTGTGACAGAAGCACACCGAGCACTACTGTAATAGCAAGCGCGATCACCGTTCCGGTCATGAGAATCTGATTGATCTGCTGCACCTGGGCATAAATCTCCTCAACAGAGGCCTCGATGTAAACAGCACCGATCGTCTCATCCTCTTCACCCAGCACCGGCTTGGTAATCACCCGGACGCGTTCGTTGGTCTGCTCATCGATCATCGGCTGTGATTCCTCAATGCCGATAAAGGTCCGGTTAATATAGACATCCGTCGTACGCTGTCCGATCAGATCCAGTTCTGTTCTGTCGGACACGCCGACAATCGTATTATTGATGTCAACAACCCGGGCTTTAGCGTCTTCAATATTAAAAAGGGAAGTAAGGACATTCTCAATATCAGCGGTAAGGGTCGGGTCGTCCTCTCCACGTTCCTCGAGCATTTCCTGCTGCACGTTATAACGCAGGAGCTCTGCACGCTCACTTACCATTTCCTCATGGTTTTCCACCAGCGTATCTTCAAGCTGCTGGGTAAAATAAACCCCGATGACCTGCATCGCAATTAAAATCAACAGCACATAAATCGTGACAATCTTTACGTGTATTGACTTGTAAAAGCGGATTTTTTTCATCCGATCAACTCTCCTGGTCGGTGGCGTTGCGCAAGTAGTACCCTACACCGCGGCGGGTTACAATCCATGTCGGGTGACTCGGGTTGTCTTCTACTTTTTCACGCAGGCGGCGGACCGTTACGTCAACCGTCCGCACATCTCCGAAGTAATCATAGCCCCACACAGCCTGCAGCAGGTGCTCTCTCGTCATAACCTGGCCGAGGTGCTTGGCAAGGTAATGAACAAGTTCAAACTCACGGTGCGTCAGTTCAATCGGATCTCCCCGTTTCGTCACAAGATAGGCATCCGGCTGCACGAGAAGCGGACCAACCTGAATGTCCTTGGAATCCTGCTCCGGTCCGGATGATTTCTGGTTCCGGCGGAGGTTCGCCTTAACACGTGCTATAAGTTCGCGGGTGCTGAACGGCTTGGTTACATAATCGTCCGCCCCAAGCTCAAGACCGAGCACTTTATCAATTTCCGAGTCTTTTGCCGTAAGCATGATAATCGGCATATCATAGGTCTTCCGGACTTCACGGCACACTTCCATGCCATCCTGGTACGGAAGCATAATATCAAGCAGAATCAGGTCCGGAACGTGCTCCTTCACTTTCTCCACTGCTTCATTGCCGTCATAGGCACAGAACACGTCAAAACCTTCTTTTTCGAGACCAAACTGTAAAATATCTGCAATCGGCTGTTCATCATCCACAACAAGAATTTTCTGTTTTTCCATTCTTCCCACCAGCTTCCACTTTAGAGTCTGCCTATCCTGTTAAATCCGAGTCAACCAATCTATTAGTTCCGGCATTTTTTTATACACGTACCTTCTCCTATTCTATCATAGTTGGAAACGAGTATAAAACAGCATAACAATGGTAATTCAGGCAGTCTGACGTGGATAAAAAAAACCTTCCGCCAGTTACGGCGGAAGAGCGTTTCACTATTTCTCATCCAGGTAATCCATCGGGTCCTTCAGCTCCCCGTCTTCATACACTTCAAAATGCACGTGGACACCGGTAGCCGTTCCTGTTTCACCCATGATGCCGAGTTCGTCACCCCGTGAAACGGAATCACCTTTACTCACACCCATGCTGTCCAGGTGGGCATACACGGTTTCCATACCGCTGCTGTTTTCAATTCTTACCGTGTTGCCATAGCCGTTTTCATACTGTGCTGAAGTTACAGTTCCTCCATGAGCCGCTAAAATTTCATGACTTGAAGGCCGGGCAATATCAATTCCTTTATGATAACTGCCCCACCGCGGGCCCTGATAGCTGGAGATGTAGCCGCCGACAGCAGGCCATTCCAGTTCATCGGCTGCGGGTGCCGTCCCTTCAACCACGATTCGATCTTCCGGCTCCTCGGTCACTTCCTCGTTTATCATGGAGGAATCTGTTATTTCCCCGTTCACCATGACAATCTGCTTTTCCTCGACTCGTTCTCCATCCTCTCCCTGCTGGCTGACTTCTGTGGTGCCCTCCGTCATGGAGCTGTCTGTTTCTGTTTTCGTTTCATATGGGACTGAGGAGACAGTTTTTGTCCGCTTTTCAATTTCAATTTGCATGAATGGCGCAGTCTTTTTCCGGGAGGTCTGCTTCTCTGTATCCTGCATGATCTCCCCTGATGCGTTTCCTTTCAGCTCCTCACCAGTCCACAGTGCTGCATTCTCAGCCGTCTCTCTGTCCTCCATCATACGCTCAGACAGATCCTCTCCCGTGATAATCCTTTCGGGGTCGGCAATCTCTTGACGCGTCTCAATGTCCTGGGAAAACTGCACTCGATCCAGCCTCACCTCTCCCGGCTCAGGACTGGACTCATCGTTCTCCATGTATGCGTCCACTGCTTCCTGCGAAACAAGGGATCCGAGGAGCTCCCGTTTAACGTCTTTTGGCTCAAGTCCGGCATGTGTATAGCCTGCCTTTTCTCCACCTGCAAAAACAGCCGTTGCTTCAGCTTTAATGTCAATCTGCTGCTCAAGGTTATGGAGAGTAACATCATTTCTGGTGCGTACCTGAAATACTCGTTCAGGAATCAGTTCCAGTTCTCCTGATACAACCAGTGTAAGATCTTCGTATTCCTCCGCCGCGGAATCAAGTGTATCCTCCAGTTTCCGTTCCGCCTCTTCCGGGTCATCTGTGAAACCGAGAAGCTCCCCGTCATACATCACATGATAGATTGTTGCGGCGCCCTTTGAACGGTCAGTTTCCAGGCTTTCATCCTGATAGGCACTTACGCCGGTTTCCGCCCCGCGGAACAAAAGGGCTGTGATCACAAGCGCAAACACAAGCGCAGCCCGGCGTTTTCCTGTATTGATAAAATCTTGTTTATTTGTATCTCTCATAAATCCTCCTGATCATTCTTTTTGCTTTATTCCATTCATTCATTAACCTGCTGAAGGTCCGCGGTCATTCTATCATAGGTTGTGTAAAACTGGTATTTTATTAGGAAAAATGTAAACCAAATGTAGTAATAACGGGAAAATTTACTAACCTTTAAGAATTTAAAATGAAGGCTCTGTTAAAGAGTATTGTTGATTGATTTACGCTCAATGTGCTCCTTTTCCGCGGGCACCGCTTCAATCAACTATAAATAAAAATCACAACGGAACTTTAACAGAGCCAAAATAAAAAGACCTCCCCCCGCACGGGCGGGGGGAGGTCTCTCGGTTCAATCCAGCGGAATACCGCCGGACTGAAATGGTTTAATTGATAAGCTGGTAGAGATGTTCAGCGATATCATGACTTACTGCGCTTGTTCCGCCGAAGATCGTGAGACGGTGCACTCCGTTATCGGAGATGTAATCCGCAACACTGTCATGGACGGTGGAGCTGCCTGTAAGCAGGATACCGGTGTTGTGATCTGCTGCCACAACCGCACCGGTTAACGCATCTGCAAAGTCAATACCTGTTGCCACATACATATGAGTCGTATCCGGCTGGAAGTATTCATTCACAGCGGCGTTTGTACCAAAGCGGTTTTCTCCGCTCAGACGGTGAGGATCAGGAAGATCCGCCGCCACGTCGTCGGAAACAACGGTCGTTCCACCGATGACAAGGGTGTCGGAAACGCCCATCGTACCGAGTACGTCTCCTGTTTCTTCAGGAAGTTCACCGCTTCTTGTGAGAAGGATCGGCATACCCGCATTTGCAGCGTGGGACGCAACAGACAGGGCATCAGGGAAGTCCTGGCCGTTCGCAACCACTGCAGTATCTGTGCCTTCCGGAGCAACATGCTCTGCAATGAGAGCTGCTGTTTCGAATCGGGTATCTCCGGCAATACGCTCTACCGTGAGTCCCATACTCTCAAGCGTCTGTTCAACGCCTTCTTCAACGGCGTTCGTTCCACCGAGGATGATGACGTGTTCTGCTCCAAGACGCTCGATTTCAGCTTCGGAAGCTTCATTCAGGCGGTCGTTGTGAGTCAGAAGCATCGGTGCACCGTGCTGATGGGCAAGTGGTGTACCGGCAAGGGCGTCTGCATAATCGTTTCCTCTTACAAGGATGACTGTGTCAGAGGAATCCCAGTTTGACTGACTCACCTGTACCGCCGTTTCGTATCTGTTTTCACCGTAAATACGGTCAATGTCACTGGCAGTCACATAAATTCTGCCATCCGCTTCTGCTGTGGAACGGTTGCCGGCACCGTCAGTGATTTCCACTTCGACGATCGCCCCGTTCACTGACAGATCAGCAGGTACCTGCCATGATCCCTCGTAAACACCTGGCTCAACTTCCGTCATCTCCGCTTTGGAGTCGCTGG encodes:
- the walK gene encoding cell wall metabolism sensor histidine kinase WalK, which gives rise to MKKIRFYKSIHVKIVTIYVLLILIAMQVIGVYFTQQLEDTLVENHEEMVSERAELLRYNVQQEMLEERGEDDPTLTADIENVLTSLFNIEDAKARVVDINNTIVGVSDRTELDLIGQRTTDVYINRTFIGIEESQPMIDEQTNERVRVITKPVLGEEDETIGAVYIEASVEEIYAQVQQINQILMTGTVIALAITVVLGVLLSQTITRPISDMRKQAKAMGKGDFTRSVTVYGSDEIGELARAFNDLTIKLQDANATTEGERRKLSSVLTHMTDGVIATDKKGHIILMNRRAEEMLDRTQNDALGEKLTEVLNLSGSIKLEDLYGYNDSILLDLDWLGDESFLEAHFSVISKENGEQNGLIAVLHDVTEQEKVEQERREFVANVSHELRTPLTSMKSYLEALADGALDTDVAPRFINVTQTETERMIRLVNDLLQLSKMDSKDYQMTMNSMNLTSFVDQVIDRFEMSTKNQAITFKRKVPDEPLFVYGDRDKLTQLLDNIMSNAVKYSPQGGTITCSVKEEKGRVIISVQDEGVGIPKDSIPHVFDRFYRVDKARTRSLGGTGLGLAIAREIIQAHGGNIWVSSDWGQGTKMSFSLPVPEEAKEA
- the yycF gene encoding response regulator YycF, producing MEKQKILVVDDEQPIADILQFGLEKEGFDVFCAYDGNEAVEKVKEHVPDLILLDIMLPYQDGMEVCREVRKTYDMPIIMLTAKDSEIDKVLGLELGADDYVTKPFSTRELIARVKANLRRNQKSSGPEQDSKDIQVGPLLVQPDAYLVTKRGDPIELTHREFELVHYLAKHLGQVMTREHLLQAVWGYDYFGDVRTVDVTVRRLREKVEDNPSHPTWIVTRRGVGYYLRNATDQES
- a CDS encoding peptidoglycan DD-metalloendopeptidase family protein — translated: MRDTNKQDFINTGKRRAALVFALVITALLFRGAETGVSAYQDESLETDRSKGAATIYHVMYDGELLGFTDDPEEAERKLEDTLDSAAEEYEDLTLVVSGELELIPERVFQVRTRNDVTLHNLEQQIDIKAEATAVFAGGEKAGYTHAGLEPKDVKRELLGSLVSQEAVDAYMENDESSPEPGEVRLDRVQFSQDIETRQEIADPERIITGEDLSERMMEDRETAENAALWTGEELKGNASGEIMQDTEKQTSRKKTAPFMQIEIEKRTKTVSSVPYETKTETDSSMTEGTTEVSQQGEDGERVEEKQIVMVNGEITDSSMINEEVTEEPEDRIVVEGTAPAADELEWPAVGGYISSYQGPRWGSYHKGIDIARPSSHEILAAHGGTVTSAQYENGYGNTVRIENSSGMETVYAHLDSMGVSKGDSVSRGDELGIMGETGTATGVHVHFEVYEDGELKDPMDYLDEK